The Astatotilapia calliptera chromosome 14, fAstCal1.2, whole genome shotgun sequence genome includes a region encoding these proteins:
- the LOC113035682 gene encoding protein FAM57B — protein MLSALVCGALVFPGLFCSSRKVLKSTFTQWSDADVVCVSERLVSAIHASLATAAGVTVMTSCRDVMADSHWLVNAFVLFGVPYMVFDIYAMYLSHYHTQKLKGHSSSYSGHSLQTVKAFLIKDSMLVLHHMALLLIFMPITLFFRRGLGDFFIGCLFITEFSTPFVSIGKILIQLGLDNTRLHRINGIIVLLSFFTCRILLFPFMYWMYGRQFGIPLHRVVFHLPLQCNVGNLVLLAPQIYWFILLLRKANRLYLRQRKGPARKD, from the exons ATGCTTTCTGCTCTGGTCTGTGGCGCTCTGGTGTTCCCTGGACTTTTCTGCAGCTCCAGAAAAGTCCTTAAATCCACTTTCACACAGTGGAGCGACGCTGACGTGGTTTGTGTCAGTGAGAG GCTGGTTTCTGCCATACATGCTTCTCTGGCTACTGCAGCTGGAGTCACAGTCATGACATCCTGCAGGGACGTCATGGCTGACAG TCACTGGCTGGTGAACGCgtttgtattgtttggagtgCCCTACATGGTCTTTGACATCTATGCCATGTATCTGAGCCACTACCATACTCAGAAGCTCAAAGGTCATTCCAGCTCATACAGCGGCCACTCTCTTCAGACAGTGAAGGCTTTTCTCATCAAGGACTCCATGTTGGTTCTTCATCATATGGCCTTGCTTCTCATTTTCATGCCCATCACTCTG TTCTTCAGAAGAGGACTGGGGGACTTCTTCATCGGCTGCCTGTTCATCACAGAGTTCAGCACTCCTTTTGTCTCCATTGGAAAGATTCTCATCCAG CTGGGTCTCGACAACACCAGACTCCACAGGATCAACGGCATCATTGTCTTGCTCAGCTTCTTCACATGTCGGATCCTGCTCTTCCCCTTCATGTATTGGATGTATGGCCGGCAATTTGGGATTCCTCTGCACAGAGTGGTCTTTCACCTGCCACTGCAATGCAACGTGGGTAACCTAGTGCTCCTGGCTCCACAGATCTACTGGTTTATACTTCTGTTGAGGAAAGCCAACAGACTGTACCTGAGGCAGAGGAAGGGGCCGGCCCGCAAAGACTGA